A region of Kineosporia sp. NBRC 101731 DNA encodes the following proteins:
- a CDS encoding DNA-3-methyladenine glycosylase 2 family protein, producing MTISDGPTRRNPARTGGIVTRGQFSGVSGLGGHCAEPATAARAPRSRKEPARLTAARTVTPVRSASRTYRPAAPISVHHILSGLRRGGSDPCFRTQPGDPIWRATRTPDGPALVRLVVRITGGEVEATAWGAGAQWVLDGVPELLGEGDDASGFVPRPEHAKLVQAWRSRPGYRVPRSRAVFEALVPAALEQRVTGLEARRAWRILVVKFGEPAPGPAPEATGLYVPPDAATWRQIPSWVWLKAGVDEARRRAVLAAAQVAGRLEATVDLPHDEAARMLRTVPGIGIWTAAEVRQRAHGDPDAFSWADYHVSRNVSWALTGTVMDDAGCAEVIECYRGHRYRVQKLLELDAVTRPRRAPRMTLPTHLPR from the coding sequence GCTGGGCGGGCACTGCGCGGAACCGGCGACCGCGGCCCGTGCGCCCCGGTCCCGGAAGGAGCCGGCCCGGCTCACGGCGGCCCGCACCGTCACCCCGGTGCGTTCGGCGAGCCGCACCTACCGTCCTGCGGCCCCGATCTCGGTGCACCACATTCTGTCCGGTCTTCGGCGGGGCGGATCCGACCCGTGTTTCCGCACGCAGCCGGGCGACCCGATCTGGCGTGCCACCCGCACCCCCGACGGTCCGGCGCTCGTGCGTCTGGTCGTGCGCATCACCGGCGGTGAGGTGGAGGCCACGGCCTGGGGGGCGGGCGCGCAGTGGGTGCTCGACGGGGTGCCGGAGCTGCTCGGGGAGGGTGATGACGCCTCGGGGTTCGTGCCCCGGCCCGAGCACGCCAAGCTGGTGCAGGCCTGGCGTTCGCGGCCCGGCTACCGGGTACCACGCAGCCGGGCCGTGTTCGAGGCACTGGTGCCGGCGGCCCTGGAACAGCGGGTCACGGGGCTGGAGGCGCGGCGGGCCTGGCGCATCCTGGTGGTCAAGTTCGGCGAGCCGGCTCCGGGACCGGCACCGGAGGCGACCGGCCTGTACGTGCCGCCCGACGCCGCGACCTGGCGCCAGATCCCGTCGTGGGTCTGGCTCAAGGCCGGGGTGGACGAGGCCCGGCGCCGTGCCGTGCTGGCGGCCGCGCAGGTGGCCGGCCGCCTGGAGGCGACGGTGGACCTGCCGCACGACGAGGCGGCGAGAATGCTGCGTACCGTGCCGGGCATCGGTATCTGGACGGCGGCGGAGGTCCGGCAGCGGGCGCACGGTGACCCCGACGCGTTCTCCTGGGCCGATTACCACGTGTCCCGCAACGTCTCCTGGGCCCTGACCGGCACGGTGATGGACGACGCGGGCTGCGCCGAGGTGATCGAGTGTTACCGCGGGCACCGCTACCGGGTGCAGAAACTGCTGGAGCTCGACGCCGTCACCCGTCCCCGCCGGGCACCGCGGATGACGCTCCCGACCCACCTACCGCGCTGA